A part of Lacinutrix sp. 5H-3-7-4 genomic DNA contains:
- a CDS encoding NADPH-dependent FMN reductase — protein MKKVIAFAGSNSKASINKQLATYTANKLEDVTVKILDLNDYNLPLYGIDLENDQGIPKDAHSFLKEIKSSDGVIISLAEHNGAYTTAFKNTMDWLSRIENNFWDNKPMLLMATSPGKRGGQSVLTIASDRFPRHSANIIETFSLPSFYENFSSEGIKDHNLNTELENALTNFKNNM, from the coding sequence ATGAAAAAAGTAATTGCATTTGCAGGAAGTAATAGTAAAGCATCTATAAACAAACAGTTAGCAACTTATACAGCTAATAAATTAGAAGATGTAACAGTAAAAATTTTAGATTTAAACGATTATAATTTACCATTATATGGTATAGATTTAGAAAATGATCAAGGTATTCCAAAAGATGCACATTCGTTTTTAAAAGAAATAAAATCGTCTGATGGAGTAATTATCTCTTTAGCAGAACACAACGGTGCTTATACAACAGCATTTAAAAATACTATGGATTGGTTATCTAGAATTGAAAATAATTTTTGGGATAATAAACCAATGTTACTAATGGCAACATCACCAGGAAAACGTGGTGGACAATCTGTGTTAACTATAGCCAGTGATAGATTTCCAAGACATAGTGCAAATATTATAGAAACATTTTCTTTGCCTTCTTTTTACGAGAACTTTTCAAGTGAAGGTATAAAAGATCACAACTTAAATACAGAATTAGAAAATGCATTAACTAATTTTAAAAATAATATGTAA
- a CDS encoding nitrate/nitrite transporter: MKKKSKSPVFIILLLILAGEAVFILPFVIVRIFRTTFLEAFNISQTELGSCFSVYGLVAFFSYLFGGPIADKFKPHTLMFVALLLTALGGFYLSTYPDLVNLHILYGFWGFTTIFLFWAAMIKATRIWGGTQKQGLAFGFLDGGRGLVAALFGSVGVYVFSLFISTDIEITSIAERRLAFKQVIIYFSVAVVLVSLLVFFLLRKLPNNISNKNFNQPTLKNIKQVLKFKAIWLLMIIILCAYFSYKMTDLFSQYAEDVMKYNKIEAAKVGTYLLYLRPLIGVIIGLLADRTRASLWIVIGFILMLLTSALFASGIINENLTLLFVLSIGTMALGVYSARVLYFAAFEESKIPIAITGTAVGVVSIIGYTPDIFAGPLMGYFLDKNPGALGLRHVFAIMSGFSLVGTLASVLFYKHCKKSI, encoded by the coding sequence ATGAAAAAGAAATCTAAATCACCAGTTTTTATAATCTTGTTACTTATACTAGCTGGTGAGGCAGTTTTTATATTACCTTTTGTTATTGTAAGGATCTTTAGAACAACGTTTCTAGAGGCTTTTAATATAAGTCAAACCGAACTAGGAAGTTGCTTTTCAGTTTACGGTTTGGTTGCATTTTTTTCTTATTTATTTGGCGGACCAATTGCAGATAAATTTAAACCACATACACTTATGTTTGTGGCTTTATTACTAACAGCACTTGGAGGCTTTTACCTTTCTACATATCCAGATTTAGTTAACCTTCATATTTTATATGGTTTTTGGGGTTTTACTACTATTTTTTTGTTTTGGGCTGCAATGATTAAAGCTACTAGAATTTGGGGAGGAACACAAAAACAAGGCCTCGCTTTTGGCTTTTTAGATGGTGGACGTGGACTTGTTGCCGCCTTGTTTGGTTCAGTTGGTGTTTATGTTTTTTCCTTGTTTATTTCTACAGATATTGAAATTACTTCTATAGCAGAGCGACGCTTAGCGTTTAAACAAGTTATAATTTATTTTTCTGTAGCTGTTGTTCTCGTTTCTTTATTAGTGTTTTTTCTATTACGAAAATTACCTAATAACATTTCTAACAAAAACTTTAATCAGCCAACTTTAAAAAACATTAAACAAGTATTAAAATTTAAAGCCATTTGGCTTTTAATGATTATTATACTTTGTGCTTATTTTAGTTATAAAATGACAGATTTATTTAGTCAATATGCAGAAGATGTTATGAAATATAATAAAATTGAAGCTGCAAAAGTTGGTACTTACTTATTGTATTTAAGACCTCTAATTGGTGTGATAATAGGCTTACTTGCCGATAGAACCAGAGCATCTTTATGGATTGTAATTGGTTTTATTTTAATGCTATTAACAAGCGCGCTTTTTGCTAGCGGAATAATTAATGAAAATCTTACATTACTCTTCGTACTCTCAATTGGCACAATGGCTTTAGGCGTATATTCTGCTAGAGTTTTATATTTTGCTGCTTTTGAAGAAAGTAAAATTCCTATTGCAATTACAGGTACTGCCGTTGGTGTCGTTTCTATTATAGGCTACACACCAGATATATTTGCAGGACCATTAATGGGCTATTTTTTAGATAAAAACCCAGGAGCTTTGGGATTAAGACATGTTTTTGCTATTATGAGTGGTTTTTCGTTGGTTGGTACGTTAGCTTCGGTTTTATTTTATAAACATTGTAAAAAAAGCATTTAA
- a CDS encoding acyl-CoA carboxylase subunit beta codes for MDINFNKNEDYNKLLVSDLRNRFAKVKLGGGQKRIDKHHEKGKLTARERIDYLLDSKRKSIEIGAFVGDGMYEEHGGCPSGGVVVKIGYVSGKQCIVVANDATVKAGAWFPITGKKNLRAQEIAIENKLPIIYLVDSAGVYLPLQDEIFPDKEHFGRIFRNNAVMSSMGITQIAAVMGSCVAGGAYLPIMSDEALIVDKTGSIFLAGSYLVKAAIGETIDNETLGGATTHCEISGVTDYKAKDDKDALDTIKRLIDKIGDHDTAGFNRVEAKKPKENPEDIYGILPKSRADQYDMLEIISRLVDNGEYDEYKKGYGQTIITAYARIDGWAVGIVANQRKLVKTKKGEMQFGGVIYNDSADKATRFIANCNQKKIPLVFLQDVTGFMVGSKSEHGGIIKDGAKMVNAVSNSVVPKFTIVVGNSYGAGNYAMCGKAYDPRLIAAWPSAELAVMSGNSAAKVLLQIEKASLLKKGEEITPEKEEELFSKIKDRYDNQVSPYYAASRLWTDAIIDPLDTRTWISMGIEAANHAPIEKPFNMGVLQV; via the coding sequence ATGGATATCAACTTCAACAAAAACGAAGATTATAATAAATTACTAGTTTCAGATTTACGTAATCGCTTTGCAAAAGTTAAACTTGGTGGTGGCCAAAAAAGAATAGATAAGCATCACGAAAAAGGAAAATTAACTGCTAGAGAACGTATTGATTACTTATTAGACAGTAAGCGTAAAAGTATTGAAATTGGAGCTTTTGTAGGTGATGGTATGTACGAAGAACACGGCGGATGCCCATCTGGTGGTGTTGTTGTAAAAATAGGATATGTAAGTGGTAAGCAATGCATAGTAGTTGCCAATGATGCTACAGTAAAAGCTGGAGCCTGGTTTCCTATTACCGGTAAAAAGAATTTACGTGCTCAAGAAATTGCAATAGAAAACAAACTACCTATTATTTATTTAGTAGATAGTGCTGGTGTGTATTTACCATTACAAGATGAAATATTTCCAGATAAAGAACATTTTGGAAGAATTTTTAGAAATAATGCAGTAATGAGTAGTATGGGCATTACACAAATTGCCGCTGTTATGGGAAGTTGTGTTGCTGGTGGCGCTTACTTACCTATAATGAGTGACGAAGCTTTGATTGTTGATAAAACAGGAAGTATTTTTCTTGCTGGTAGCTATTTGGTTAAAGCTGCTATTGGAGAAACTATAGATAACGAAACACTTGGTGGTGCTACAACTCACTGTGAGATTTCTGGTGTTACAGATTATAAAGCTAAGGATGATAAGGATGCTTTAGATACTATTAAAAGATTAATAGATAAAATTGGAGATCACGATACTGCAGGTTTTAATAGAGTTGAAGCTAAAAAACCTAAAGAGAATCCTGAAGACATTTACGGTATTTTACCTAAATCAAGAGCCGACCAATATGACATGCTTGAAATTATTTCAAGATTGGTAGATAATGGCGAATATGATGAATATAAAAAAGGCTATGGCCAAACTATTATTACAGCTTATGCAAGAATAGATGGTTGGGCAGTTGGTATTGTTGCAAATCAAAGAAAATTAGTAAAAACTAAAAAAGGAGAAATGCAATTTGGTGGTGTAATTTATAACGATAGCGCAGATAAAGCTACTCGTTTTATTGCTAATTGTAACCAGAAAAAAATACCATTAGTATTCCTACAAGATGTTACCGGCTTTATGGTTGGTAGTAAAAGTGAACATGGTGGTATTATAAAAGATGGTGCCAAAATGGTAAATGCAGTAAGTAATAGTGTGGTACCAAAATTTACAATTGTTGTTGGTAATAGTTACGGTGCAGGAAACTACGCAATGTGTGGTAAAGCATACGACCCAAGGTTAATTGCTGCATGGCCAAGTGCAGAATTGGCTGTTATGAGTGGTAATAGTGCTGCAAAGGTTTTATTACAAATTGAAAAAGCTTCTTTACTAAAAAAAGGCGAAGAAATTACACCTGAAAAGGAAGAAGAGTTATTCTCTAAAATAAAAGATAGATATGACAATCAAGTCTCTCCATATTATGCTGCTTCACGTTTATGGACAGATGCTATAATAGATCCATTAGATACAAGAACCTGGATTTCTATGGGTATTGAGGCTGCTAATCATGCTCCTATAGAGAAACCTTTTAATATGGGTGTTTTACAGGTTTAA
- a CDS encoding MarR family winged helix-turn-helix transcriptional regulator — translation MGDISKEIQSSFPSNDLKAYINILYTASWINSAQQELLKPYNISAQQYNILRILRGAKKPLKVQTVKSRMVQRSPNVTRLMDKLFAKDLIDRVSSTTDRRVVNISITTLGLNLLAEIDKKWNPKFLENLNEEEAGQLSDLLDKIR, via the coding sequence ATGGGAGATATTTCAAAAGAAATACAATCTTCATTTCCTAGTAACGATTTAAAAGCTTATATAAATATATTATATACAGCAAGTTGGATAAATAGTGCACAACAAGAGTTATTAAAACCTTATAATATTTCTGCACAACAATACAATATTTTAAGAATTTTAAGAGGAGCAAAGAAACCTTTAAAAGTGCAAACAGTAAAAAGTAGAATGGTTCAACGTTCGCCAAATGTTACGAGGTTAATGGATAAGTTATTTGCCAAAGATTTAATAGATAGAGTATCTTCTACAACAGATAGAAGAGTTGTTAATATAAGTATAACAACTTTAGGGTTAAATTTATTAGCAGAAATAGACAAAAAATGGAATCCAAAATTCCTTGAAAATTTAAATGAAGAGGAAGCAGGCCAATTAAGTGATTTGCTCGATAAAATAAGGTGA
- a CDS encoding AMP-binding protein, producing MPEYYKTHEHFKFNGKHYNAQTLKTLSETFLKGDVLYKKDIGTFLLNWLDKKETITLKTSGSTGKPKTITISKQRMINSAIATRDFFNLKPGDKALLCLPTHYIAGKMMLVRALIIGLEIDSIEPKSKLIIDKSKTYDFAAMVPLQLQSNLYSVDNIKTLIVGGAKVSTALTKTLQDLKTTVFETYGMTETVSHIALKQLNNFEAQQASGVFKTLPEVTISQNENNCLEIEAPLLSSEKVITNDVVKLHTKQTFEWLGRFDNVINSGGIKVFPEQIENALQSKISNRFFIASEEDKTLGNRIILVVEGQKDSIISSVFNDLEPYKKPKYIYYLDAFAETASGKIQRIKTLQLLKK from the coding sequence GTGCCAGAGTATTATAAAACACACGAGCATTTTAAATTTAATGGGAAGCATTACAACGCTCAAACATTAAAAACGCTAAGCGAAACATTTTTAAAAGGTGATGTTTTATATAAAAAAGATATAGGAACGTTTCTTTTAAATTGGTTAGATAAAAAAGAAACAATAACACTTAAAACATCTGGCTCTACAGGAAAACCTAAAACAATAACTATTAGCAAACAGCGCATGATTAATTCTGCAATTGCTACTAGAGATTTTTTTAATTTAAAACCAGGAGATAAAGCACTTTTATGTTTACCAACGCACTATATTGCTGGCAAAATGATGTTAGTTAGAGCGCTAATAATTGGTTTAGAAATAGATAGTATAGAACCCAAATCTAAATTAATAATAGATAAATCTAAAACGTATGATTTTGCAGCAATGGTGCCGTTACAATTGCAAAGCAATTTATATTCTGTAGATAATATAAAAACCTTAATTGTTGGAGGAGCAAAAGTATCAACAGCATTAACAAAAACACTACAAGATTTAAAAACAACTGTTTTTGAAACTTATGGGATGACAGAAACGGTATCTCATATAGCTTTAAAGCAATTAAATAATTTTGAAGCGCAACAGGCTTCGGGCGTATTTAAAACGTTACCAGAAGTTACTATTTCTCAAAATGAAAATAATTGCTTAGAAATTGAAGCACCTTTGCTTTCTTCGGAAAAAGTAATTACAAACGATGTAGTAAAACTCCATACAAAACAGACTTTCGAGTGGTTAGGTAGGTTTGACAATGTTATAAATTCTGGAGGTATAAAAGTATTTCCAGAACAAATTGAAAATGCTTTACAATCTAAAATTAGTAATCGTTTTTTTATAGCTTCAGAAGAAGATAAAACTTTAGGAAACCGTATAATTTTAGTTGTTGAAGGACAAAAGGATTCTATTATTTCTTCAGTATTTAATGATTTAGAACCTTATAAAAAACCAAAATACATATACTATTTAGATGCTTTTGCCGAAACCGCTTCTGGAAAAATTCAGCGTATAAAAACATTACAATTATTAAAAAAGTAG
- the menA gene encoding 1,4-dihydroxy-2-naphthoate octaprenyltransferase produces MKNISIWLSAIRLRTLPLSISGIIVAGSLAEYNGVFDALIFTLAIAATISYQILSNLANDYGDFEKGTDNDQDRVGPTRAIQSGKITQYEMFHAIRLNILICIVLTIFLIFTAFGVKHLLLSFLFFFFAFLSVRAAMKYTMGNNAFGYKGLGDIYVFIFFGLLSVIGCYVLFAKQFDHVTILPAITIGLLSAGVLNLNNMRDAIGDLKSNKITLAVKLGFEKAKNYHYFLILGGIVASLLFGVLYYVSPFNLIFFIAYIPLFLHLKRVKAITNPVDFDPELKKLALSTVLLALLLGAGHLL; encoded by the coding sequence ATGAAAAATATTTCAATTTGGTTATCAGCAATAAGGCTTAGAACCTTACCGCTTTCCATTTCGGGTATAATTGTAGCAGGAAGTTTAGCAGAATATAATGGTGTTTTTGATGCTTTAATATTTACACTAGCAATAGCAGCAACTATAAGTTATCAAATACTATCTAATCTTGCTAACGATTATGGTGATTTTGAAAAAGGTACAGATAACGACCAAGATAGAGTTGGACCAACCAGAGCAATACAAAGTGGTAAAATTACACAATATGAAATGTTTCATGCTATTAGATTAAACATTTTAATATGTATTGTTCTAACTATCTTTTTAATTTTTACTGCTTTTGGAGTAAAACATTTGTTATTATCGTTTTTGTTTTTCTTTTTTGCATTCCTATCTGTTAGAGCAGCAATGAAATACACAATGGGTAACAATGCTTTTGGTTATAAAGGTCTTGGAGATATTTATGTATTTATATTTTTTGGCTTGCTTAGTGTTATTGGATGTTACGTGCTTTTTGCTAAGCAGTTTGATCATGTTACCATACTTCCTGCAATAACAATAGGTTTATTAAGTGCAGGCGTATTAAATTTAAATAATATGAGAGATGCTATTGGAGATTTAAAATCTAATAAAATCACACTAGCAGTAAAACTAGGATTTGAAAAAGCTAAAAATTACCATTATTTTTTAATTTTAGGAGGCATAGTCGCATCTTTATTATTTGGTGTTTTATATTATGTTTCACCATTTAATCTAATATTTTTTATAGCATACATTCCATTGTTTTTACATTTAAAAAGAGTAAAAGCAATTACAAATCCTGTAGATTTTGATCCAGAATTAAAAAAACTAGCACTGTCTACAGTCTTATTAGCACTTTTACTTGGTGCTGGACATTTACTATAA
- a CDS encoding VWA domain-containing protein, with translation MKYILNFLFVSIFVMQLQAQQKTISGIITDETGIPLPGVTIVEKGTTNGTQTNFEGKYTINATAGNILLYSFIGYVREERTVGEYSTISFSMQPDKSSLDEVVVMAYSNKSRRRTKPTSAAQLVANKNNVVRTLQGSVSGVKIKKATKTRINKENSSIVLRGNTSTNGKIEPLVIIDGKPSTQEDLRKLKAKKVKEIKILKDAGATAIYGNRGANGVILVSTKKGNFTMPDVHKIANESYTKIHENKFKLTNTSALSTFSIDVDKASYSNVRRMINNAQHIPADAVKIEEMINYFNYNYSQPKDEHPFAIHTEVAQTPWNNQTKLVKIGLQGKTYENKELPAANLTFLIDVSGSMSHELKLLKSAFKLLVDQLRDKDKVSIVVYAGAAGVVLEPTSGKDKKKILKALNKLQSGGSTAGGAGINLAYKLAEENFNKNGNNRVILATDGDFNVGASSNQAMEDLIIEKRKSGVFLSVLGFGYGNYKDDKLETLADKGNGNHAYIDTMQEAKLIFGKEFGGTLFTIAKDVKIQVEFNPTKVQAYRLIGYENRLLANEDFIDDTKDAGELGSGHKVTALYEVIPVGVESKYIKGETQLKYTKTVEQKQYSNELLTVKFRYKKPDEDTSIEMVHVATDKTTEASVDMKFASAVALFGMQLRESQFDNNSNLDTVIKLAKQGRGEDEDGYRAEFIRLVKSSQSI, from the coding sequence ATGAAATACATTTTAAATTTTCTATTTGTAAGCATTTTTGTAATGCAATTACAAGCACAACAAAAAACAATTTCTGGTATAATTACAGACGAAACAGGAATACCGCTTCCTGGAGTTACAATAGTTGAAAAAGGTACCACAAATGGTACACAAACAAATTTTGAAGGAAAATATACTATTAATGCAACAGCAGGTAATATTTTGTTATACAGCTTTATTGGTTATGTAAGAGAAGAACGTACTGTTGGTGAGTATTCTACAATTAGTTTTTCTATGCAACCAGATAAAAGTAGTTTAGATGAAGTTGTTGTAATGGCATATTCTAATAAAAGTAGAAGGCGAACCAAACCAACTTCTGCCGCGCAATTAGTTGCAAACAAAAACAATGTAGTAAGAACACTTCAAGGTAGCGTTTCAGGTGTTAAAATAAAAAAAGCTACAAAAACTCGAATAAATAAAGAAAATTCTTCTATTGTTTTAAGAGGTAATACATCAACAAACGGAAAAATAGAACCTTTAGTTATTATAGATGGCAAACCATCAACACAAGAAGATTTAAGAAAACTAAAAGCTAAAAAAGTAAAAGAAATTAAAATATTAAAAGATGCTGGAGCAACAGCTATTTATGGCAATAGAGGTGCAAACGGTGTTATTTTAGTAAGTACAAAAAAAGGAAACTTTACAATGCCAGATGTGCATAAAATAGCTAACGAATCGTATACTAAAATTCATGAAAATAAATTTAAATTAACAAATACATCTGCATTATCTACATTTTCTATAGACGTTGATAAAGCATCATATAGTAATGTTAGACGCATGATAAATAATGCACAGCATATTCCGGCAGATGCTGTTAAAATTGAAGAAATGATTAATTATTTTAATTATAATTATTCACAACCAAAAGATGAACATCCTTTTGCTATTCATACCGAAGTAGCACAAACGCCATGGAACAACCAAACCAAACTTGTTAAAATAGGACTACAAGGTAAAACCTATGAGAATAAAGAGCTTCCAGCTGCAAACCTTACTTTTTTAATAGATGTTTCTGGCTCTATGAGTCACGAATTAAAATTATTAAAATCTGCTTTTAAGCTATTAGTAGATCAATTAAGAGATAAAGACAAAGTATCTATTGTAGTATATGCTGGAGCAGCAGGCGTTGTTTTAGAGCCAACCTCAGGAAAAGATAAAAAGAAAATTTTAAAGGCTTTAAATAAATTACAATCTGGTGGTTCTACAGCTGGTGGAGCTGGAATAAATCTAGCTTATAAATTAGCTGAAGAAAATTTTAATAAAAACGGAAATAATAGAGTGATTTTAGCTACAGATGGTGATTTTAATGTTGGAGCATCTAGTAATCAGGCAATGGAAGATTTAATTATTGAAAAAAGAAAATCTGGCGTATTTTTATCTGTTTTAGGCTTTGGTTACGGGAATTATAAAGATGATAAATTAGAAACTTTAGCAGATAAAGGTAATGGTAACCACGCTTATATTGATACTATGCAAGAAGCAAAATTAATTTTTGGAAAAGAGTTTGGCGGTACACTATTTACTATAGCAAAAGACGTTAAAATTCAAGTAGAATTTAATCCTACAAAAGTTCAGGCTTATAGATTAATAGGGTATGAAAATAGATTATTAGCTAATGAAGATTTTATAGATGATACTAAAGATGCTGGAGAATTAGGTAGTGGTCACAAGGTTACTGCTTTATATGAAGTAATCCCGGTTGGTGTTGAAAGCAAATATATAAAAGGAGAAACACAATTAAAATATACAAAAACAGTAGAGCAGAAGCAATATTCTAATGAATTATTAACAGTAAAGTTTAGATATAAAAAACCAGATGAAGATACTAGTATAGAAATGGTACACGTAGCTACAGACAAAACAACAGAAGCATCAGTAGATATGAAGTTTGCATCGGCAGTGGCTTTATTTGGTATGCAATTAAGAGAATCTCAATTTGATAATAATTCAAATTTAGACACTGTTATAAAACTTGCAAAACAAGGTAGAGGTGAAGATGAAGATGGTTATAGAGCAGAGTTTATTAGGTTAGTAAAATCTTCTCAAAGTATATAA
- a CDS encoding 1,4-dihydroxy-2-naphthoyl-CoA synthase has protein sequence MSEIKWTKVKDYEDITYKKSNGVARIAFNRPDVRNAFRPKTTKELYDAFYDAQEDTSIGVVLLSAEGPSSKDGIYSFCSGGDQKARGHQGYVGEDGYHRLNILEVQRLIRFMPKAVIAVVPGWAVGGGHSLHVVCDLTLASKEHAIFKQTDADVTSFDGGYGSAYLAKMVGQKKAREIFFLGRNYNAQEAYEMGMVNAVIPHDELENTAYQWAQEILEKSPTSIKMLKFAMNLTDDGMVGQQVFAGEATRLAYMTDEAKEGRDAFLEKRKPNFPKQWIP, from the coding sequence ATGAGCGAAATAAAATGGACTAAGGTTAAAGATTATGAAGACATAACCTATAAAAAATCCAATGGTGTAGCAAGAATAGCATTTAACAGACCTGATGTAAGAAATGCATTTAGACCAAAAACAACAAAAGAACTATACGATGCATTTTACGATGCACAAGAAGACACTAGCATAGGCGTAGTATTACTATCGGCAGAAGGTCCTTCAAGTAAAGATGGAATATACTCATTTTGTTCTGGAGGAGATCAAAAAGCTAGAGGACATCAAGGATATGTTGGTGAAGATGGTTACCATAGATTAAATATATTAGAAGTTCAAAGACTTATTCGTTTTATGCCAAAAGCTGTAATTGCTGTTGTTCCAGGTTGGGCTGTTGGTGGTGGTCACAGTTTGCATGTGGTTTGCGATTTAACTTTAGCAAGTAAAGAACATGCTATTTTTAAGCAAACAGATGCAGATGTTACTAGTTTTGATGGTGGTTATGGTTCTGCATACTTAGCAAAAATGGTAGGTCAAAAAAAGGCAAGAGAAATCTTTTTCTTAGGAAGAAATTATAACGCTCAAGAAGCTTACGAAATGGGTATGGTAAATGCCGTAATACCTCATGATGAGTTAGAAAATACAGCATACCAATGGGCTCAGGAGATTTTAGAGAAATCACCAACATCTATTAAAATGCTAAAATTTGCAATGAATTTAACAGATGACGGTATGGTAGGGCAACAAGTGTTTGCAGGAGAAGCAACACGTTTAGCTTACATGACAGATGAAGCAAAAGAAGGTAGAGATGCGTTTTTAGAAAAACGTAAACCTAACTTTCCAAAACAATGGATTCCATAA
- a CDS encoding o-succinylbenzoate synthase produces the protein MKAVYHKHILNFKMPSGTSRGILKTKETWFIIIKTEENTGIGECGILRGLSIDDRPDYQQQLEYTCKNIDKGLEYLLEKNTAFPSIQIGLEMAFKSLKAQDKFILYPSAFTQGQAAININGLIWMGTKAFMKDQIKNKIESGFNCIKLKIGAIDFNTELEILKDIRKHFRESDIELRVDANGAFKPTEALEKLKQLSQYNLHSIEQPIAVKQFDEMAKLCEQTPLPIALDEELIGVFSKHDKKQLLQTIKPQYIILKPSFIGGFNGTDQWIELAENNNINWWITSALESNVGLNAIAQYTYKKNTTMPQGLGTGSLFTNNFDSPLQVKNGTLQYNPNLPWNFNL, from the coding sequence ATGAAAGCAGTTTACCATAAACATATTTTAAATTTTAAAATGCCAAGCGGTACATCACGAGGTATTTTAAAAACCAAAGAAACTTGGTTTATAATAATAAAAACCGAAGAAAATACCGGTATTGGCGAGTGTGGTATACTTAGAGGTTTATCTATAGACGATAGGCCAGACTACCAGCAACAATTAGAGTATACTTGTAAAAATATAGATAAAGGTTTAGAGTATTTATTAGAAAAAAATACAGCATTTCCTAGTATACAAATAGGTTTAGAAATGGCTTTTAAATCTTTAAAGGCTCAAGATAAATTTATACTTTATCCTTCAGCTTTTACCCAAGGTCAAGCAGCAATAAACATTAATGGACTAATTTGGATGGGTACAAAAGCGTTTATGAAAGACCAAATTAAAAACAAAATTGAATCTGGTTTTAATTGTATTAAGCTTAAAATTGGTGCTATAGATTTTAATACAGAATTAGAAATATTAAAAGATATTAGAAAGCATTTCCGCGAAAGCGATATAGAGTTAAGAGTAGATGCTAATGGTGCTTTTAAACCAACCGAAGCATTAGAAAAATTAAAGCAACTATCACAGTATAATCTTCATTCTATAGAGCAACCAATAGCTGTAAAACAGTTTGATGAAATGGCTAAGCTTTGCGAACAAACACCTTTACCAATTGCTTTAGATGAAGAGTTAATAGGTGTATTTTCTAAACACGATAAAAAACAATTATTACAAACTATAAAACCTCAATATATTATTTTAAAACCTAGTTTTATTGGTGGTTTTAACGGTACAGACCAATGGATTGAATTGGCAGAAAATAATAATATAAATTGGTGGATTACAAGTGCTCTTGAAAGTAATGTAGGTTTAAATGCAATAGCACAATATACTTACAAAAAAAACACAACAATGCCACAAGGCTTAGGTACTGGCAGTTTATTTACAAATAATTTTGATTCGCCATTACAAGTAAAAAATGGTACATTGCAATACAATCCAAATTTACCTTGGAATTTTAATTTATAA
- a CDS encoding CPBP family intramembrane glutamic endopeptidase, protein MYIAQAYKVMHEWWRYLLGIIIAVIGVFIFSLPHLAAIFVKKMEANVDLARLDDTNYLLSLFDANTNLVFILLPFAGGLIFLLLAVKFLHAQTITSLTTARKKIDWKRIWFAFFFWGILSSGMVLLDYFLSPDSYLNNFELNRFLILAVIAIILIPFQTSFEEYLFRGYLMQGLGVIAKNKWVPLILTSVIFGMLHIANPEVEKLGYSIMVYYIGTGLFLGIITLMDEGMELALGFHAANNLFTALLVTANWTAFQTHSIFKDVAEPELGFLDLILPVFIIFPILILIFSRLYKWTNWKEKLFGKVIEPPKENYKILD, encoded by the coding sequence ATGTATATAGCTCAAGCATATAAAGTAATGCACGAATGGTGGCGTTACTTATTAGGAATAATTATCGCTGTAATTGGTGTATTTATATTTTCGCTTCCACATTTAGCAGCCATTTTTGTGAAAAAAATGGAAGCAAACGTAGATTTAGCAAGATTAGATGATACTAATTATCTATTAAGTCTTTTTGATGCTAATACAAATCTGGTATTTATTTTATTACCATTTGCTGGCGGATTAATTTTTCTATTATTAGCTGTGAAATTTTTACACGCTCAAACTATAACATCTCTAACTACAGCAAGAAAAAAAATAGATTGGAAACGTATTTGGTTTGCTTTCTTTTTTTGGGGAATACTATCTTCTGGAATGGTACTTTTAGATTACTTTTTATCTCCAGATAGTTATTTAAATAATTTTGAGTTAAATAGATTTTTAATTTTAGCAGTAATCGCAATTATACTAATTCCTTTTCAAACCAGTTTTGAGGAGTATTTATTTAGAGGCTATTTAATGCAAGGTTTAGGTGTTATAGCAAAAAACAAATGGGTGCCATTAATTTTAACTTCTGTTATATTTGGTATGTTACACATTGCAAATCCTGAGGTAGAAAAATTAGGTTACTCTATTATGGTCTACTACATTGGTACAGGATTATTTTTAGGTATTATAACACTTATGGATGAAGGTATGGAACTTGCTTTAGGTTTTCATGCTGCCAATAATTTATTTACAGCATTATTGGTAACAGCAAATTGGACAGCTTTTCAAACACATTCTATATTTAAAGATGTTGCAGAACCAGAACTTGGTTTTTTAGATTTAATATTACCTGTATTTATAATTTTTCCAATTTTAATTCTAATATTTAGTCGTCTTTATAAATGGACTAATTGGAAAGAAAAACTTTTTGGAAAAGTAATAGAACCACCAAAAGAAAACTATAAAATTCTAGATTAA